One region of Desulforegula conservatrix Mb1Pa genomic DNA includes:
- a CDS encoding DUF3124 domain-containing protein: MKKNNILGSIREKAAYIFILLASSCLIFAGTAFSEVKTVKGQTVYVPVYSHIYHGNRDREPVDLAATLSIRNTDIENLMTVTSIDYYDSDGSLVKKHLDKKMVIKPLGSSRIIVKESDKSGGSGAKFIVKWESDKKITEPVIETVMIGTQAQQGISFTSRGQVIKEAE; encoded by the coding sequence ATGAAAAAAAATAATATACTTGGAAGCATCAGGGAAAAGGCAGCATATATATTTATTCTGCTTGCCTCATCATGTTTGATATTTGCAGGCACTGCCTTTTCGGAAGTCAAAACCGTTAAGGGGCAGACCGTATATGTCCCTGTGTATTCCCATATCTATCACGGAAACCGTGACAGGGAGCCTGTGGATCTTGCGGCCACATTAAGCATAAGAAACACGGATATTGAAAATTTAATGACTGTCACTTCCATCGATTATTACGACTCGGATGGATCTCTGGTAAAAAAACATCTGGATAAAAAAATGGTGATAAAGCCTTTGGGGTCAAGCCGTATAATTGTGAAGGAATCAGACAAAAGCGGGGGATCAGGCGCAAAATTCATAGTGAAATGGGAGTCTGATAAAAAGATCACAGAACCTGTCATTGAAACGGTCATGATTGGAACCCAGGCCCAGCAGGGGATTTCGTTCACGTCGCGAGGGCAGGTGATAAAAGAGGCGGAGTAA